ATTACAAAAAAGGAAAGAGATATAGCAATATCTGAAGGAAGTGAAAAATTAATTTCTAAATTAAATATTTTAGGTACCGAAGTTTTTTCATTAAATAGGCCTGAAGTTTACTAAATTAAAAAGACTACAACA
The Flammeovirga agarivorans DNA segment above includes these coding regions:
- a CDS encoding suppressor of fused domain protein is translated as MGNFRESKITFLWMIPITKKERDIAISEGSEKLISKLNILGTEVFSLNRPEVY